Sequence from the Microbacterium sp. AZCO genome:
CACATGCCCGTTCAGCATGTCGAGGTGCAGGCCCGCGCGACGGACGCCGTCGGCGCCGCTCGCGACGCGGGTCACGGCCGTCTGCTCGAGGCCGTGCGCGCGGGTGACGGGGATGAGCGAGGCCATCTCCCCGACGCGGGCGGCGAGCCCCTCCATCTCGCGGCGCAGCTCGGCGTTGCGCGCCTCGGTGCGGCGGCGGAGTCCCGCGCGCAGTCCGATCGCGATCGGCACGGCGAGCGCGTAGACGGGGAGGAACGCGGGCACGGCGATCGCGGTCATCGAGATCGCCCCGATGAGCACCATGACCGACGAGAGGAGGGGATGCGTCACCTGCTGCAGCATGAGCTCGACGTTCTCGACGTCGCGCACGACCTTGCTCTGCACGATCGATGAGCTCATGCGCGTGTGATAGCCGATCGACAGGGTCTGCAGCCGCTCGGCGAGCGCGTTGCGCAGCTCTGCGCCGGTGTCGCGGACGACCGTCATGAAGCTGCGCGTGTAGAGCAGGTGGTTGGGGTAGTTCTGCACGAGCAGCACGACGGCGAGCGCGAACCACCAGAGCACGCTCTGCACCTGCCCGCCGTCGGCGACGATGTCGATGATCGCGGCCGTGATGACCGGGAGGAACCAGAGCGGGATCTCCTTGAGCGCGAAGGCGAGGATGGCGATGCTCATGCGCCCCGGGCGCCGGAGCAGCAGCCGCAGGACCGACCGGGTGGGGTGCGCGCCGTCGATGAGTCGCGGAATGCGGGTAAGCGCTTTCTCGGCCATCCTTCGATGGTACGGGCTGGGCGTCGCGCCGTCACGGGGAACTTCGCGTCGCGGCTGCCGGCCGGCGGCCGGCGGATCCCGGCTGGTTCCCGTGCACGAACTCCGCAAATCGTCGCCGCTCCCGCGCGACACGCCGCCACCCTCGCCCGAGCCACGCCGGAATTGAGGAGTTGTTGCACGGCTGACCGGCGCACCCTGGTGCCCACCCAACCGCGTAGCGGGCCGCGCAGCCGATCTGCGTGCCCTGATGCCCGGCCCACCAACGTCCGGCGGCCCCGGTCCCGTGCACGAACTCCGCAAATCGTCGCCGCGCCGGCCGCGACACGCCGTCGGCCTCGCCCGAGCCACGCCGGGATTGAGGAGTTGTTGCACGGCCGACCGGCGCAGCAGGCAGCGTGCCCTACCGCGTAGCGGGCCGGCGCGTCAGTACGGGCGCGCCGCCGGCCGCCGGCTGCCGGGCGGGGTCCGGCGGCCCCGGTCCCGTGCACGAGCTCCGCAAATCGTCGCCGCGCTGGGCGCGACACGCCGTCGCCCTCGCCCGCGCGACGACGGGATTGAGGAGTTGTTGCACGGCCGACCGGCCGTACCCGGCAGCACGGCCGACCGCGTAGCGGGCGGTGCGGCCGACCGGCGCCCCGGGCGGGGCGTCCGCGGCGCGTCAGTAGGGGCGCGCCGCCGGCCGAGTCAGACCCGCGCGCACCGTCGTCGGCCAGCGCGGGTCGAGGGTCAGCACCTCGACCCCGGCGGAGGAGACGAGCACGGTGTCCTCGACCTTGACGCCGGGGGCGCTGGGGTTCCACGCGAAGGCCTGGTGCTCCTGCACGAGGTCGGTCGTCGCGGGCGTCGCACGCGGATCGCGGCCGGCGTATCCCGTTGGGCCGCCCTGGTGGTGCCGCTGCCACTCGTCGGGGTCGAAACCGGCCGTCGAGTAGGCCGCCGTCCCAGCCTCGAACACCTCGTCGAGCCGCGCACCGGGCCGCGACGCCGCGAAGAACGTAGCTTCGACGTCGAGGATCGCGTCGTCGGCATCATCGCCGACCCATCGCGTGAGGTTGGCGATCAGGCCGTGCCGGCGCCCGCAGACGACGAGCATCGCGCGTCGCCCGAGCGGAGCATCCGTGGGGAGGGGATGCCGGTGGCCGAGCCGCGACGTACCGGCGGCGAGGATCACGAGCGGGTCGATCCCGCGCTCGACGAGGGCGCCCGCCAGCGCCGCCGCCGCCTGCCGCTCGGTGCTCGGCGGCGTCAGCGACGACGCCACGTCGGTCATCGCCTCCGCCGCGTCGCGCCCGAGCGCACGGTAGCGCTCGCGCTCGGCGGGGAGGAGGCTCGCCCGCGCGGCGCGCAGCCCAGGCGCGACAGATGCCTCACCGAGAGCGGGGCCGGCCGCCTCGGCCGGCGGCGTGATCCACGGCACGCGCCGCACGAGCGCCGCATCCTCCGGCAGCAGCTCCTCCGCGATCAGTCTGTCGGCCTCATTGGCCGCGACGAAGATCGTGTCGCCCTCGGCGTCGACGCGCACCGCCGCGACGGGCGGCCCCGCGAGCGACACGTGCGAGCGGATGCCCTCGAGGTACCACGACACCGCCTCGTGCGATGTGAGCACGAGCGCCTCAGCGGCGGATTCCTCGAGCACCCGTCGAATCCGGGACTGCTTGACGGCGCGGTCGGCTGCGGATCCAGGCATCCGTCATTCCCTTCGATAAAACGCTTTCTCGCTAGTATGGCAACCGCCGCGCGGTGTCGCGGCCACGACAGGAGGACCCGTGCCCCGCACGACCGCCAAGGCGACGATCACGGAC
This genomic interval carries:
- a CDS encoding M24 family metallopeptidase; its protein translation is MPGSAADRAVKQSRIRRVLEESAAEALVLTSHEAVSWYLEGIRSHVSLAGPPVAAVRVDAEGDTIFVAANEADRLIAEELLPEDAALVRRVPWITPPAEAAGPALGEASVAPGLRAARASLLPAERERYRALGRDAAEAMTDVASSLTPPSTERQAAAALAGALVERGIDPLVILAAGTSRLGHRHPLPTDAPLGRRAMLVVCGRRHGLIANLTRWVGDDADDAILDVEATFFAASRPGARLDEVFEAGTAAYSTAGFDPDEWQRHHQGGPTGYAGRDPRATPATTDLVQEHQAFAWNPSAPGVKVEDTVLVSSAGVEVLTLDPRWPTTVRAGLTRPAARPY